In Ruminococcus sp. HUN007, a genomic segment contains:
- a CDS encoding TetM/TetW/TetO/TetS family tetracycline resistance ribosomal protection protein: protein MKRLVIGILAHVDSGKTSLSEGLLYSSGDIRKLGRVDHKTSFLDTSSVEKDRGITVFSKQAVIHLDDTEITLLDTPGHIDFSAETERTLQVLDYAVLVINGSDGVQNHTRTLWKLLERYSIPVFVFINKMDLPGTNRDDLIADAQKKLSDSCCRFDREFSSEEFMEEAASHDESLMQKYFDGEAFEDADLTRCIKERKIFPCFFGSALKLDGVDSFLKAIDRFTEAPAENDELSARVFKISEDEQGNRLTHMKITGGKFRVRDMIGEEKISRLRVYSGLKFQPVDEAVQGMIVAATGLDSTYPGQGIGTEEDSVSDFFEPVLTYKADLPDDVNISEALNAFRKLESEDPKLHVIWSEQLKEIHVQVMGEMQLDILKTLLDDRFHFKVDFAHGNIAYKETIRTRAEGVGHYEPLRHYAEVHLLLEPGEPGSGMVFDTDCREEVLDKNWQRLVLTHLNEKTHLGVLTGSPLTDMKITVVSGRAHLKHTEGGDFRQATYRAVRNGLMYAESVLLEPWYEYTLEVPNEFVGRAISDLTAMGCEFSSPETLGDTSLLKGRAPVASVREYHTEVLGYTHGKGIFSCSLCGYYPCHNADEIIEEMDYNADSDVENSADSVFCEHGSGFVVKWNEVGEHMHLPGIAGLNYGRERVGEDDSAASSSGRSVNSFRGAHDSEKELMAIFEMAYGKPNEERSRNSFRTKKEIKETSVKFKAKPLPKGPEYLLVDGYNIIFAWDELRDISKSNLDLARSMLINTMSNYQGIYGCEVIVVFDAYKVKGQVREIEKVGNISVVYTKESETADTYIEKTSHDLSREHRVRVATSDGAEQIIILGNGAYRVSASELYEEVKIANRRIEEYIKENNR from the coding sequence ATGAAGCGGCTGGTAATCGGAATACTTGCACATGTTGACTCAGGCAAAACAAGTCTGTCGGAGGGACTGCTTTACAGTTCCGGTGACATAAGAAAGCTCGGAAGAGTTGATCATAAAACGTCATTCCTTGATACCAGCAGTGTTGAAAAGGACAGAGGGATTACGGTGTTTTCCAAGCAGGCTGTCATTCATCTTGATGATACTGAAATAACTCTTCTCGATACTCCTGGGCACATCGATTTTTCTGCCGAGACTGAAAGAACGCTTCAGGTGCTTGACTATGCTGTTCTTGTCATCAACGGATCTGACGGTGTACAGAACCATACACGTACTTTGTGGAAGCTTCTCGAACGTTACAGCATTCCTGTGTTCGTGTTTATAAACAAGATGGATCTTCCGGGCACTAACAGGGACGATCTCATTGCTGACGCTCAGAAAAAACTAAGTGATTCATGCTGCCGTTTCGACAGGGAGTTTTCATCGGAAGAGTTTATGGAAGAAGCAGCATCACATGATGAATCACTTATGCAGAAATACTTTGACGGTGAAGCTTTTGAGGATGCTGATCTTACAAGATGCATTAAGGAACGAAAGATCTTTCCGTGCTTTTTCGGTTCAGCACTGAAGCTTGACGGTGTTGATTCTTTCCTGAAAGCTATAGACCGGTTTACTGAAGCGCCGGCAGAAAACGATGAACTGTCAGCAAGAGTTTTCAAGATAAGCGAGGACGAGCAGGGCAACAGACTCACTCACATGAAGATAACAGGCGGAAAATTCCGTGTTCGTGACATGATCGGTGAAGAGAAGATAAGCCGCCTGCGTGTCTATTCCGGACTTAAGTTCCAGCCTGTGGATGAAGCCGTTCAGGGTATGATAGTTGCTGCAACCGGACTTGATTCAACTTATCCCGGACAGGGAATCGGTACTGAGGAAGATTCGGTTTCTGACTTCTTTGAGCCGGTACTGACATATAAAGCCGATCTTCCTGATGATGTGAATATTTCAGAGGCGCTTAATGCTTTCAGGAAGCTTGAAAGTGAAGATCCAAAGCTTCACGTTATCTGGAGCGAGCAGCTAAAGGAGATACATGTTCAGGTAATGGGTGAAATGCAGCTGGATATTCTGAAGACTCTGCTTGACGATCGTTTTCATTTCAAAGTGGATTTTGCGCACGGAAACATTGCCTATAAGGAAACTATAAGAACCAGAGCCGAGGGTGTTGGTCATTACGAACCGCTGCGGCATTATGCTGAGGTACATCTTCTTCTTGAACCGGGTGAGCCGGGAAGCGGCATGGTATTTGACACCGACTGCCGTGAGGAAGTGCTCGATAAGAACTGGCAGAGGCTTGTTCTTACTCATCTTAATGAGAAGACTCATCTGGGTGTGCTTACCGGTTCGCCTCTTACTGACATGAAGATAACGGTTGTATCCGGCAGGGCACATCTCAAGCACACTGAGGGCGGCGATTTCCGTCAGGCGACATACCGTGCGGTACGTAACGGACTTATGTATGCGGAAAGTGTTCTGCTTGAGCCATGGTACGAATACACCCTTGAAGTTCCGAATGAATTTGTGGGCAGAGCTATTTCAGATCTCACTGCAATGGGATGTGAATTCTCGTCTCCGGAAACACTGGGTGACACTTCACTGCTTAAGGGCAGGGCTCCGGTGGCATCTGTAAGGGAGTATCATACTGAAGTTCTCGGATACACTCACGGCAAGGGGATTTTTTCATGTTCTCTCTGCGGATATTATCCGTGTCACAATGCGGATGAGATCATTGAGGAAATGGATTACAATGCAGACAGTGATGTTGAAAACTCCGCTGATTCTGTTTTCTGTGAACACGGTTCCGGTTTTGTGGTAAAATGGAATGAGGTCGGTGAACACATGCACCTTCCTGGAATCGCAGGGCTGAACTACGGCAGGGAACGCGTCGGTGAAGATGACAGTGCGGCATCATCTTCTGGCAGAAGCGTGAACAGTTTCCGCGGTGCACACGACAGTGAAAAGGAACTCATGGCTATATTCGAGATGGCTTACGGAAAACCGAACGAGGAACGTTCACGGAACTCCTTCAGAACGAAGAAGGAGATAAAGGAAACCAGCGTAAAATTCAAGGCAAAGCCGCTGCCGAAGGGACCGGAATATCTTCTTGTGGACGGATACAATATAATCTTTGCCTGGGATGAGCTCAGAGATATCTCAAAATCAAATCTCGATCTGGCAAGAAGCATGCTGATCAATACCATGAGCAATTATCAGGGTATTTACGGATGTGAAGTTATAGTCGTGTTTGATGCATACAAGGTAAAAGGACAGGTGCGCGAGATCGAGAAGGTCGGGAATATAAGCGTTGTCTACACAAAGGAATCAGAAACAGCTGATACCTACATTGAAAAGACTTCGCACGACTTAAGCAGGGAACACCGCGTCAGGGTCGCTACATCAGACGGAGCTGAACAGATCATCATACTCGGTAACGGAGCTTACCGTGTTTCAGCTTCTGAACTCTACGAGGAAGTGAAGATCGCAAACAGGCGAATAGAAGAATACATAAAGGAAAACAACCGGTAG